In Erigeron canadensis isolate Cc75 chromosome 7, C_canadensis_v1, whole genome shotgun sequence, one DNA window encodes the following:
- the LOC122608435 gene encoding probable protein phosphatase 2C 2 has translation MINIVVPNSPVFSPSSSFRYKSSSPECLPSPVTVKLRHASASSALVKDCNEIRRPNTTSNSSSTTTDPKRKRQLKLDIPVVSSGWLTSSLRAVEDPWKEVEVDGDGFSVYCKKGARDVMEDRFKSFVECNGQDNKKAFFGVFDGHGGSKAAEFAAENLYKNILAEVEIMGEVNIIEAIKQGYINTDSQFLDLNTVGGSCCLTAIVRDRNLVVSNAGDCRAVVSNGGTAMPLTSDHRPSRQDEKQRIESLGGYVDYIRGVPRVLGSLAVSRGIGDQSLKQWITAEPESNIFNIVPEFEFLIMASDGLWEKVSNQEAIDLARPFCVGNDKLQPALACKKLVELSLSRGSIDDASVMIVQLGQFC, from the exons atgattaacATTGTTGTTCCAAACTCACCGGTATTCTCACCATCATCTTCTTTTCGTTATAAATCATCATCGCCGGAATGTTTACCTTCTCCGGTAACGGTCAAGCTCCGGCATGCATCAGCAAGTAGCGCGCTTGTTAAAGATTGTAACGAAATAAGACGACCCAATACTACTAGCAATTCTAGTAGTACTACGACGgatccaaaaagaaaaagacaattGAAGCTGGACATCCCGGTTGTGTCTTCCGGTTGGCTAACGTCTTCGTTGCGGGCGGTGGAGGACCCGTGGAAGGAAGTGGAGGTTGACGGAGATGGGTTTTCGGTTTATTGTAAGAAAGGAGCTAGAGATGTTATGGAAGATCGGTTTAAATCTTTTGTTGAATGTAATGGACAAGATAATAAAAAG GCATTCTTTGGTGTTTTTGATGGTCATGGAGGATCAAAAGCAGCTGAATTTGCAGCAgaaaatctttataaaaatattctAGCTGAAGTTGAAATAATGGGCGAAGTTAATATAATTGAAGCAATCAAACAAGGTTACATCAACACAGATTCACAATTTCTGGATCTAAATACCGTTGGCGGATCATGTTGTTTAACCGCCATTGTTAGAGACCGCAATCTTGTTGTATCAAACGCAGGTGATTGTCGCGCTGTGGTAAGCAATGGAGGCACCGCCATGCCTCTCACCTCTGACCACCGCCCTTCAAGACAAGACGAGAAGCAAAGAATCGAATCACTA GGTGGGTATGTTGATTATATTCGTGGTGTTCCAAGAGTTCTTGGGTCACTAGCGGTTTCAAGAGGGATTGGAGATCAAAGCCTTAAGCAATGGATAACGGCTGAACCtgaatcaaatatttttaatattgtgCCTGAATTTGAGTTCTTGATTATGGCTTCGGATGGGTTGTGGGAAAAAGTGAGCAATCAAGAAGCAATCGATTTAGCCCGCCCCTTTTGTGTGGGCAATGATAAGTTACAACCCGCTTTGGCTTGCAAGAAACTGGTTGAACTTTCGCTATCTAGAGGATCCATTGATGATGCTAGTGTGATGATAGTTCAATTGGGCCAGTTTTGTTGa